A part of Limihaloglobus sulfuriphilus genomic DNA contains:
- a CDS encoding PEP/pyruvate-binding domain-containing protein translates to MARTAGTGFPGLDKVLCNLMIGDNVVWQVDSVDDYRRFAVPFVEESLAQKRRVIYIRFATHEPIIPDRPDVERHTMNAAEGFETFTSRIHNIIKDAGIGAYYVFDCLSELQDPWATDLMIGNFFKATCPYLYELDTIAYFGILRDSHSHETVAKIRDTTQLLLDLHHFEGSYYIHPVKVWNRHSPTMFLPHKKEGDNFNAVTSSVDCSRLFEHISANTATLTQSSIDYFDKLFLDAQELLENPSAASEQIRETRQKLCEIMIGRESRILKLAVEYFSLEQLLTIKSRLIGSGYIGGKAAGMLLAQNILLRSDDFAWSEYIEPHDSYYIGSDVFYTYIVDNGCWKLRMDQKTPEGYFKLAAALREELLNGRFPNSVRDSFQQMMDSFGQSPIIVRSSSLLEDSFGNAFAGKYESVFLVNQGSPEERFAAFEAAVKYIYASTMSDNALSYRKRRGLDQEDEQMAILVQRVSGSYRGDFFFPDMAGVGISYNTFVWKPHLDPKAGMLRLVTGLGTRAVDRVEDDYPRIIALDDPLLRPQADIEDIRKFSQRKVDILDFQTNTHRTIKANSLLHRCPELNIDMMAEHDLEAEKMLRERNIKPQTSYVLTFKKLLSETQFCALMQRMLKTIEKVYNYPVDMEFTVNFNGPKSFRVNLVQCRPLQAKGIAANVKIPESLEKDKILLETTGSSMGGSISQKIDKIIYIHPAKFIGLDNSEKYTLAREIGRVNRRLDRSDSVNMLMGPGRWGTTTPSLGVPVSFSEINNTSVLVEMAYEGSNLMPELSFGTHFFQDLVETGIFYLALFPKAEGVTFNRQRLLSEPNIINEILGEQSRFGDIIHVIDCTKNRLNFMSDVVSQRAVCFFN, encoded by the coding sequence ATGGCAAGAACAGCGGGCACCGGTTTTCCCGGTCTTGATAAAGTATTATGCAACCTGATGATAGGCGACAATGTCGTCTGGCAGGTTGACAGTGTGGACGACTACCGCCGGTTCGCGGTGCCGTTCGTGGAGGAGTCCCTCGCCCAAAAACGCAGGGTAATCTACATACGTTTCGCCACGCATGAACCGATAATTCCCGACCGGCCCGATGTCGAAAGGCACACCATGAATGCCGCCGAGGGGTTCGAGACGTTCACATCACGCATCCACAATATCATAAAAGATGCCGGCATAGGGGCTTACTACGTTTTTGACTGTCTTTCAGAGCTTCAGGATCCCTGGGCGACGGACCTTATGATCGGCAATTTTTTCAAGGCGACCTGCCCGTATCTCTACGAGCTGGATACTATCGCCTATTTCGGAATCCTCCGCGATTCACATTCGCACGAAACTGTCGCCAAAATCCGCGACACCACCCAGCTGCTGCTGGATCTGCACCACTTCGAGGGCAGCTACTACATACACCCGGTAAAGGTCTGGAACCGCCACTCGCCCACAATGTTTCTGCCGCACAAAAAGGAGGGAGACAATTTCAACGCGGTCACCTCCAGTGTTGACTGCTCGCGGCTGTTTGAACATATCTCCGCCAACACCGCCACTCTGACCCAATCAAGCATTGACTACTTTGACAAGCTCTTTCTCGATGCGCAGGAGCTTCTGGAGAATCCTTCCGCCGCGTCGGAGCAGATCCGCGAAACCAGACAAAAGCTCTGCGAAATCATGATCGGCAGGGAGTCGCGAATCCTCAAGCTGGCGGTTGAGTATTTCTCGCTTGAGCAGCTTTTGACGATAAAATCCCGCCTTATCGGCTCCGGTTATATCGGCGGCAAGGCGGCGGGAATGCTGCTCGCGCAGAACATTCTCCTGCGAAGCGATGATTTCGCATGGTCAGAGTATATCGAGCCGCACGATTCGTATTATATCGGCTCGGATGTCTTTTATACGTATATCGTGGACAACGGCTGCTGGAAACTGCGTATGGATCAGAAAACGCCCGAGGGATACTTCAAACTCGCCGCTGCTCTGCGTGAAGAACTTTTAAACGGCAGATTCCCCAACAGCGTTCGCGACAGTTTTCAGCAGATGATGGATTCGTTCGGCCAGTCTCCGATAATCGTCCGATCCAGCAGTCTGCTGGAAGACTCGTTCGGCAACGCCTTCGCCGGCAAGTATGAGAGTGTATTTCTGGTAAATCAGGGCAGCCCCGAAGAGCGTTTCGCGGCGTTCGAGGCGGCAGTTAAATATATCTACGCCAGTACTATGAGCGATAACGCGCTGAGCTACCGCAAACGCCGCGGCCTTGATCAGGAAGACGAGCAGATGGCAATCCTCGTCCAGAGGGTCTCCGGCTCATACCGCGGCGATTTCTTCTTCCCCGATATGGCGGGCGTTGGAATCTCGTACAACACTTTTGTCTGGAAGCCTCACCTTGACCCTAAGGCCGGTATGCTGCGGCTGGTGACGGGGCTTGGAACCCGGGCGGTTGACCGTGTTGAAGACGACTATCCCAGAATAATCGCTCTCGATGACCCGCTGCTGCGTCCGCAGGCTGATATTGAGGATATCCGCAAATTCTCCCAGCGAAAGGTTGATATTCTCGACTTCCAGACGAACACTCATCGAACGATAAAGGCTAACTCCCTGCTTCACCGCTGCCCCGAGCTGAATATTGATATGATGGCAGAACACGACCTCGAAGCCGAAAAGATGCTGCGGGAGAGAAATATAAAGCCGCAGACTTCATACGTGCTTACGTTCAAAAAACTGCTCAGCGAAACGCAATTTTGCGCCCTTATGCAGAGGATGCTCAAAACCATTGAAAAGGTTTATAACTACCCTGTTGATATGGAATTTACGGTTAATTTCAACGGTCCCAAGAGCTTCAGGGTAAACCTCGTTCAGTGCCGCCCTCTACAGGCAAAAGGCATCGCGGCGAACGTAAAAATACCCGAATCTCTCGAAAAGGATAAAATCCTGTTAGAGACAACCGGCTCCAGCATGGGCGGGAGCATTTCACAGAAAATTGACAAGATAATCTACATACATCCGGCAAAGTTTATCGGCCTGGACAACAGCGAAAAATACACCCTTGCCCGTGAAATCGGCCGCGTAAACCGCCGGCTCGACCGGTCAGACTCGGTAAATATGCTTATGGGCCCGGGCAGATGGGGCACGACCACGCCGAGCCTGGGTGTGCCGGTGAGCTTCTCCGAGATAAACAACACATCGGTGCTGGTTGAGATGGCGTATGAGGGCAGCAACCTCATGCCCGAGCTCTCGTTCGGGACGCACTTTTTCCAGGACCTTGTAGAAACGGGAATCTTTTATCTGGCACTTTTCCCAAAAGCAGAGGGAGTTACCTTCAACCGGCAGCGGCTGCTCTCTGAGCCGAACATCATAAACGAGATTCTCGGCGAGCAGAGCAGATTCGGCGATATAATCCACGTCATAGACTGCACCAAAAACCGGTTAAACTTTATGAGCGATGTTGTCTCACAGCGGGCGGTATGCTTTTTCAACTGA
- the melA gene encoding alpha-galactosidase, protein MTAAVKAVKTRIKFYTGLFNMVKITLLGAGSLFSQPLVTDILNIEGLDEGVINLVDIDKRRLDISTNLAKKIAELTGRKGWKIKSSVDRRRVLPDSDYVINSIEVSGTKCVRWDNDIPLKYGIDQCIGDTIGPGGIMKALRTLPSILDILADCEKLCPDALFMNYTNPMSIIMQAALLSSPMQMVGLCHSVQATSKALASYLDIPYEQLLYRCGGINHVAWMTELKAEGKDLYPDLFAAMKKKKIYEKDPVRFDVMKHLGYFVTESSGHFSEYVPWYRKRKELIKKFCRGGYLGGSGFYRTQWPKWRKQQDEDKKKMLAGTKEIPLQRGHEYASYIIEAHRLNRPFTCNATVANTGLIDNLLQTCVAEVPVLVDRRGYLPTYFGPLPEQLAAVCRSHQSVYQLCAQGIIEQNREMIIHAMMFDPLSAAVCSPEEIRKMAAELFRAERNYIPNWCS, encoded by the coding sequence ATGACCGCAGCAGTAAAAGCTGTTAAAACCAGAATAAAGTTTTATACAGGGCTTTTTAACATGGTGAAGATTACACTTTTAGGGGCCGGCAGTCTTTTTTCACAGCCGCTGGTTACCGATATATTGAACATTGAGGGCCTGGATGAGGGCGTTATAAATCTTGTCGATATTGATAAACGGCGCCTGGATATCAGCACCAATCTGGCAAAGAAGATTGCAGAGCTGACCGGCAGAAAGGGCTGGAAGATCAAATCAAGCGTTGACCGGAGAAGGGTTTTGCCCGATTCAGATTATGTAATCAATTCCATCGAGGTCTCGGGCACAAAATGCGTGCGCTGGGATAACGATATTCCGCTCAAGTACGGTATTGACCAGTGCATCGGCGATACGATCGGCCCCGGCGGCATCATGAAGGCGCTGAGGACTCTGCCTTCGATTCTGGATATACTGGCCGACTGCGAAAAGCTCTGCCCCGATGCCCTGTTTATGAATTATACGAACCCGATGTCAATAATTATGCAGGCGGCACTGCTCTCAAGCCCTATGCAGATGGTCGGGCTGTGCCACTCCGTCCAGGCCACGTCCAAAGCCCTCGCATCGTATCTGGATATACCCTATGAGCAGCTGCTTTACCGCTGCGGAGGCATCAATCATGTTGCGTGGATGACCGAGCTAAAGGCCGAAGGCAAAGACCTCTACCCCGACCTGTTCGCGGCGATGAAGAAGAAAAAAATATACGAGAAAGACCCGGTAAGGTTCGACGTCATGAAACATCTGGGCTATTTTGTAACCGAGTCCAGCGGCCATTTCTCGGAATATGTGCCGTGGTACCGCAAGAGAAAAGAGCTTATCAAGAAATTCTGCCGCGGCGGCTACCTTGGCGGCAGCGGCTTTTACCGCACGCAATGGCCAAAATGGCGCAAACAGCAAGATGAAGATAAGAAGAAAATGCTTGCCGGCACGAAAGAGATACCGCTGCAGCGAGGGCATGAATACGCATCTTATATTATCGAGGCGCACCGTCTTAACAGGCCGTTTACCTGCAATGCAACCGTTGCTAATACCGGCCTGATCGATAATCTGCTCCAGACATGCGTTGCCGAGGTGCCGGTGCTGGTTGACAGACGCGGTTATCTGCCCACCTATTTCGGCCCGCTGCCCGAGCAGCTCGCGGCGGTGTGCAGGTCACATCAGTCTGTGTACCAGTTATGCGCACAGGGAATAATTGAGCAGAACCGTGAGATGATTATTCACGCCATGATGTTCGACCCGCTCAGCGCGGCAGTATGCTCACCCGAAGAGATACGAAAAATGGCGGCAGAGCTGTTCCGGGCAGAGAGAAATTATATACCTAATTGGTGCAGCTGA
- a CDS encoding cupin domain-containing protein, producing MKTINAKQAQTIENPHKVDVSKLYDTENAQVMHITLKPGESLKKHITPVDVFFYVLEGVGVVEIGDEKQQAAADTLIESPAKIPHCWHNETDAVVRILVVKVPRPTETTRLL from the coding sequence ATGAAAACGATAAACGCAAAACAGGCCCAAACAATTGAGAACCCGCACAAGGTTGATGTGAGCAAACTTTACGACACTGAAAACGCGCAGGTGATGCATATCACATTAAAGCCGGGCGAGTCGCTGAAGAAACATATCACTCCCGTAGATGTATTCTTTTACGTTCTCGAGGGAGTCGGGGTGGTTGAAATCGGCGATGAGAAACAGCAGGCCGCGGCTGACACGCTGATCGAAAGCCCCGCAAAAATACCCCACTGCTGGCACAACGAAACCGACGCGGTTGTCCGAATATTAGTAGTCAAGGTCCCCCGCCCGACAGAAACCACAAGGCTGTTATAG
- the dinB gene encoding DNA polymerase IV encodes MKPVRHILHVDMDAFYASVEQLDNPQLRGRPVVVGSLAEQRGVVAAASYEARRFGIRSAMPMSRAVRQCKELVIMPVRMKRYKEISRRIHAIFHEFTPQVEPLSIDEAFLDITGCEKLFGPARQIAVMIKERIREQTGLTASVGLAPNKFLAKLASDLEKPDGLVVITDDNKQAILDPLPVRRIWGIGEAAAKRLQEFGIKTIYDLRNYPAVHLAAITDQAGKIQQLANGIDDRPVISEERPKSFSSEETFAKDISSLERLRDILSSQIEEVTAILRRHNMFARTLTLKFRYADFETITRSRTLGRASQATDTFRGAAFELFETWQKTRKGPIRLLGFGVSNLSETPPAKELFEDGSEEKRLRLDTTLDKIRNKFGDSSLHRG; translated from the coding sequence ATGAAACCCGTCAGGCACATTTTACACGTTGATATGGATGCGTTTTACGCGTCTGTGGAACAGCTTGATAACCCGCAGCTTCGGGGCAGGCCGGTAGTTGTCGGCTCACTCGCCGAGCAGAGAGGCGTTGTCGCGGCGGCGTCGTACGAGGCGAGGCGTTTCGGCATCAGGAGTGCCATGCCTATGAGCCGGGCAGTGCGGCAGTGCAAAGAGCTTGTTATAATGCCGGTTCGCATGAAAAGGTACAAAGAGATTTCCCGCAGGATTCACGCGATTTTCCACGAGTTTACGCCGCAGGTCGAGCCGCTCTCTATCGATGAGGCGTTCCTGGATATTACCGGCTGCGAAAAGCTCTTCGGGCCCGCCCGTCAAATCGCAGTGATGATAAAAGAGCGGATACGCGAACAAACCGGACTGACCGCCTCGGTGGGCCTGGCTCCGAATAAATTTCTGGCAAAGCTCGCCTCTGATCTGGAAAAGCCGGACGGACTGGTGGTAATCACAGATGATAACAAGCAGGCGATTCTTGACCCGCTGCCGGTAAGGCGTATATGGGGAATCGGTGAGGCGGCGGCAAAACGGCTCCAGGAGTTCGGCATAAAAACGATTTATGATTTGCGAAATTATCCGGCGGTGCACCTGGCGGCGATAACCGACCAGGCCGGGAAGATCCAGCAGCTTGCAAACGGAATCGACGACCGGCCGGTTATAAGCGAAGAGAGGCCCAAGAGCTTTTCAAGCGAAGAGACTTTTGCCAAAGATATCAGCTCATTGGAAAGGCTCAGAGATATACTCAGCTCTCAGATAGAAGAGGTGACGGCGATTTTGCGAAGGCATAACATGTTTGCACGGACACTCACCCTGAAATTCAGGTATGCCGACTTTGAGACCATAACCCGCAGCCGCACACTCGGCCGGGCCTCCCAGGCCACAGATACCTTCCGCGGCGCGGCGTTTGAGCTGTTTGAAACGTGGCAGAAAACCCGCAAGGGCCCGATCCGCCTGCTGGGCTTCGGCGTCTCAAACCTCTCTGAAACACCGCCGGCAAAAGAGCTGTTCGAGGACGGCTCGGAGGAAAAACGCCTGCGACTGGATACAACGCTTGATAAAATCAGAAACAAATTCGGCGACTCGTCACTTCACCGCGGATAA
- a CDS encoding NAD(P)H-dependent glycerol-3-phosphate dehydrogenase — MNDTPKTYKSVSIIGDGAMATVCSMILASNGVDVKIWGHDKDQLRQFEQNRENVRFLPGYKILDSIRFCYEDDAAFNGCELVLSAVPCQYVRGVFKRLKPHYPDGLGIVSVAKGIENSTLLLPTQVIRQVLESTEDIGVLSGPTIADELAQNLPASACAAGSSEVFARRVQQTFSTPHFRVYYNHDVMGVELAGALKNVIAIAAGIIDGLKLGDNAKAALVARGIVEISRLGRELGAENDTFYGLSGVGDLITTCISPKGRNRSFGQRLGSGMSAKDALAATNSVVEGVATCESVSQLAEKVNVDMPIINAVYNIIHGRMNIQQALDALMQRELKPE, encoded by the coding sequence ATGAATGATACACCAAAGACATATAAATCAGTTTCAATAATCGGCGACGGCGCGATGGCGACGGTCTGTTCTATGATTTTGGCATCCAACGGCGTTGATGTAAAAATCTGGGGCCACGACAAGGATCAGCTCCGGCAGTTCGAGCAAAACCGCGAAAACGTGCGTTTTCTGCCCGGCTACAAAATACTTGATTCGATCAGATTCTGCTATGAAGACGATGCCGCCTTCAACGGCTGCGAGCTGGTGCTCTCTGCGGTGCCGTGTCAGTATGTACGCGGCGTATTCAAGCGGCTCAAACCGCATTATCCTGACGGCCTGGGCATCGTATCAGTAGCCAAGGGTATTGAAAACTCAACGCTGCTTCTGCCGACACAGGTAATCAGGCAGGTACTTGAATCAACCGAAGATATCGGCGTGCTCTCTGGCCCGACTATTGCCGATGAGCTGGCGCAGAATCTGCCGGCCTCGGCGTGTGCCGCGGGCAGCAGTGAAGTCTTCGCCCGCAGGGTTCAGCAGACCTTCAGCACGCCGCACTTCCGCGTGTACTACAATCATGATGTGATGGGAGTTGAGCTTGCGGGGGCGCTGAAAAACGTCATTGCGATTGCCGCCGGTATCATCGACGGGCTCAAACTCGGCGACAACGCTAAGGCCGCACTGGTCGCCCGAGGAATCGTGGAGATCAGCCGGCTGGGCAGAGAGCTCGGAGCGGAAAACGATACTTTCTACGGGCTCAGCGGCGTGGGAGATCTGATTACAACCTGCATCTCGCCAAAGGGCAGAAACCGCTCATTCGGCCAGCGGCTCGGCTCGGGAATGAGCGCAAAAGATGCCCTTGCCGCGACAAACAGCGTTGTCGAGGGCGTGGCGACCTGTGAGTCGGTCAGCCAGCTTGCTGAAAAGGTCAATGTTGATATGCCGATTATAAACGCTGTATATAATATCATCCACGGCCGCATGAATATTCAGCAGGCACTGGATGCATTGATGCAGCGGGAGCTGAAACCAGAATAA
- the hflX gene encoding GTPase HflX, with protein sequence MEKIRDQLQVAGERAVLVAAHPKTADYYNDDLAELTSLAKTAEVIIVDRFQQKIKEINPATYIGRGKAEMLAQRVQINRADMVIFDNDLSPNQIRELEAILEVKVLDRSELILDIFASTAQTRQAKLQVELAQLEYTYPRLTRMWSHLDSVAGAGGGTAAGAVGGVGTRGTGEKQLEIDRRLVNKRITDLKRELAVIEKRRERQIESRKNVYKACLVGYTNAGKSTFMNAVTNAGVFAEDRLFATLDTRTRKWKLDGTTEVLLSDTVGFVRHLPHQLVESFKATLAEAVNADLLLHIVDVSSDEVFEQIKSVNTVLKEIGCEKKKMLIILNKIDAIKNISVLEALTTIHPDAIPVSASRGEGIEPVIERITGFIRGESVTARIRIGVANGKLQSYLHANSEIVSQDYNDNYVDFVVRLGEKTLPVVQSMKPESVELVK encoded by the coding sequence TTGGAAAAAATACGAGATCAGCTACAAGTCGCAGGAGAAAGAGCGGTGCTCGTCGCGGCGCATCCGAAAACCGCGGATTATTACAATGACGATCTGGCCGAGCTGACCAGCCTGGCAAAGACCGCTGAAGTAATAATTGTTGACCGCTTTCAGCAGAAAATTAAGGAAATCAACCCGGCAACCTACATTGGCAGGGGCAAGGCCGAGATGCTTGCGCAGCGCGTGCAGATAAACAGGGCCGACATGGTGATTTTCGATAACGACCTGTCCCCAAACCAGATACGCGAATTAGAGGCGATCCTCGAGGTTAAGGTTCTCGACAGAAGTGAGCTGATTCTTGATATTTTTGCCTCGACCGCCCAGACACGCCAGGCCAAACTCCAGGTAGAACTTGCCCAGCTTGAGTACACCTACCCGAGATTGACGCGCATGTGGAGCCACCTCGACTCTGTCGCAGGAGCGGGCGGCGGAACGGCTGCCGGCGCTGTAGGCGGCGTAGGTACCAGGGGTACCGGCGAGAAACAGCTCGAAATCGACCGGCGGCTCGTCAATAAGCGGATAACTGACCTCAAACGTGAGCTCGCTGTGATCGAAAAACGCCGCGAACGCCAGATCGAATCGCGCAAGAACGTTTATAAGGCCTGTCTTGTCGGCTATACAAATGCCGGCAAAAGCACCTTTATGAACGCGGTAACAAATGCAGGGGTCTTCGCCGAGGACAGGCTCTTCGCAACTCTCGATACCCGAACCCGCAAGTGGAAGCTCGACGGCACAACAGAGGTGCTGCTCAGCGATACAGTCGGGTTTGTACGCCATCTGCCGCACCAGCTTGTGGAATCGTTCAAAGCGACACTGGCCGAGGCGGTAAACGCGGACCTGCTGCTGCATATTGTCGATGTCAGCTCGGATGAGGTGTTCGAGCAGATAAAGAGTGTCAACACGGTGCTCAAGGAAATCGGCTGCGAGAAAAAGAAAATGCTGATCATCCTCAACAAGATAGACGCTATAAAGAACATCTCGGTTCTGGAGGCCCTGACCACGATACACCCCGACGCGATACCGGTCAGCGCTTCGAGAGGCGAGGGGATTGAGCCGGTCATCGAGAGAATCACAGGATTTATCCGCGGCGAGTCGGTAACGGCAAGAATCCGTATCGGCGTGGCAAACGGAAAACTCCAGAGCTATCTTCACGCCAACAGCGAGATAGTCTCGCAGGATTACAATGATAATTATGTTGACTTTGTAGTCAGGCTCGGCGAAAAGACCCTGCCCGTCGTTCAGTCGATGAAGCCGGAAAGCGTCGAGCTGGTCAAATAA